One genomic window of bacterium includes the following:
- a CDS encoding amidohydrolase family protein, with amino-acid sequence MKYDSVVRGGTLVIPFQGLVPADIGIHDGKIAGIAEDIPLSRADAAIDARGLYVFPGVVDPHTHMGNNLPFIGDFRTETLSAAAGGVTTFLALVKLDQFSPGGSYVDVIPGILKDLAPVLSVDVSLHCQIPGMRQALEAAETHAKLGLQSFKFYTVYKDRQIAPGIDDGIVFALLRAIATSATGALPMVHAEAEEILNVLSAEVRRACHQGIAAWDEARPPLVEAHALLRILDLAERLRCPLYVVHVTSADALEVLRAYQAKGLPIIGETCTHYLSLTTDAPGTAAKVNPPIRSRPHVEALWDGIRTGALTCLGTDHSAKLSSMKGDDVWTAVAAFPGLETSLAVVLTEAKRRDVPLVRIAEIAAANPARAFGLAPRKGQMVIGGDADFAIVDLNADRTIRAADLHSAADFTPYEGMRVTAWPLTTVLRGRVVFDRGKFLAHGQGKFLPRFPATAQTQAHANSKSEAPANPAARRAASMLHG; translated from the coding sequence ATGAAATACGATTCCGTCGTAAGGGGCGGCACGCTGGTCATTCCGTTTCAAGGCCTCGTCCCGGCCGACATTGGAATTCACGACGGCAAGATCGCCGGCATTGCCGAAGACATACCACTGTCTCGCGCGGACGCGGCGATCGACGCCCGGGGCCTCTACGTTTTTCCGGGCGTCGTGGACCCTCACACGCACATGGGCAACAACCTTCCGTTCATCGGTGATTTTCGAACGGAAACACTTTCGGCGGCGGCCGGCGGAGTCACGACATTCCTGGCATTGGTCAAACTGGATCAGTTTTCGCCCGGTGGATCGTATGTTGACGTCATCCCGGGCATCCTCAAAGATCTGGCGCCCGTCCTGTCGGTCGATGTGAGCCTCCATTGCCAGATCCCGGGAATGCGGCAGGCACTCGAGGCTGCCGAGACGCACGCGAAGCTCGGCCTGCAGTCGTTCAAGTTTTATACGGTGTACAAAGATCGCCAAATCGCCCCGGGCATCGACGACGGCATCGTCTTCGCCCTCCTACGAGCGATTGCGACCAGCGCGACCGGCGCGCTGCCGATGGTTCACGCTGAGGCTGAGGAGATTCTCAACGTGCTCAGCGCGGAGGTGCGTAGGGCGTGCCACCAGGGCATCGCCGCCTGGGATGAGGCTCGTCCACCTTTGGTAGAAGCCCACGCGCTCCTGCGGATTCTTGACTTGGCTGAGAGATTGCGGTGTCCGCTCTACGTCGTGCACGTCACCTCGGCAGACGCCCTCGAAGTTCTGAGGGCCTACCAAGCGAAAGGACTGCCGATTATCGGCGAAACCTGTACGCACTATCTGAGCCTCACCACCGATGCGCCGGGGACCGCCGCCAAGGTCAATCCGCCAATACGGTCACGGCCCCATGTCGAAGCCCTGTGGGATGGTATTCGAACGGGTGCACTGACCTGTCTCGGGACAGATCACTCGGCAAAGCTCTCGAGCATGAAGGGCGACGACGTCTGGACGGCGGTGGCGGCCTTTCCGGGCCTGGAAACGTCCCTGGCCGTTGTGCTGACCGAAGCGAAAAGGAGAGACGTCCCACTCGTCAGGATCGCGGAAATCGCCGCGGCCAATCCCGCGCGTGCGTTTGGGCTGGCGCCGCGAAAAGGACAAATGGTCATCGGCGGGGACGCCGATTTCGCGATCGTCGATTTGAACGCCGACCGTACCATACGAGCCGCGGACTTGCATTCGGCGGCCGATTTTACCCCATACGAAGGCATGCGCGTGACCGCCTGGCCTCTGACCACCGTCTTACGTGGGCGCGTCGTTTTCGATCGCGGCAAGTTCCTGGCGCACGGCCAGGGGAAATTTCTCCCCCGGTTTCCGGCAACGGCACAAACTCAGGCGCACGCGAATTCGAAGTCCGAGGCCCCGGCAAACCCTGCCGCCCGCCGGGCCGCATCCATGCTTCACGGCTAG
- a CDS encoding isocitrate lyase/PEP mutase family protein has protein sequence MTRSSTALRQLLKRPGIIHIPIAYDALTARIAERVGFQCINLGAYSLGASLCVPEPLLCLEDAVGAASRITAAVTIPLLIDAGAGYGEPAHIVRTVREFERAGVAGIRIEDQVFPKRVHYHKGIEHLVPPEVLCDKLRYALKARTDPDFLIGARTDAMLTYGFAEGIRRANLYLEAGADFVAVFPNNLEEARKAPREINGHVTYINSEGNRLGRPILPLSDLESMGYKMANDAISAINVAAKSVKDLFETLKRTGRTGMDQATFIPVRKEIEDTIGLDEYYRIEEETVENGRER, from the coding sequence ATGACACGGTCATCCACAGCGTTGCGCCAGCTGCTGAAGCGCCCTGGAATCATTCATATTCCGATCGCCTACGATGCGTTGACGGCTCGCATCGCCGAGCGAGTGGGGTTCCAGTGCATCAACCTCGGGGCCTACTCGCTGGGTGCAAGTCTGTGTGTCCCGGAGCCACTGCTATGTCTGGAAGACGCCGTTGGTGCCGCCAGCCGCATTACCGCTGCCGTCACGATCCCGTTATTGATCGATGCGGGCGCGGGTTATGGCGAACCGGCCCACATCGTCCGAACGGTTCGTGAGTTCGAACGGGCAGGCGTGGCCGGCATCCGAATCGAAGACCAGGTGTTTCCGAAGCGCGTCCACTATCATAAGGGCATCGAGCATCTTGTCCCGCCCGAGGTGTTGTGCGATAAGCTCCGCTATGCGCTGAAGGCTCGGACAGACCCGGATTTTCTCATCGGGGCTCGTACCGATGCCATGCTGACGTACGGGTTCGCCGAGGGTATCAGAAGAGCGAATTTGTATCTGGAGGCCGGCGCGGACTTCGTGGCCGTGTTCCCCAATAACCTCGAAGAAGCGCGCAAGGCCCCGCGAGAGATCAATGGACACGTGACATACATCAACAGCGAAGGTAACCGGCTCGGGAGACCGATTCTACCGTTGAGTGACTTGGAATCGATGGGCTACAAAATGGCGAACGACGCCATTAGCGCTATCAACGTTGCCGCGAAATCCGTGAAAGACCTGTTTGAAACGCTCAAGAGGACAGGGCGAACAGGCATGGATCAGGCCACTTTTATTCCGGTCCGAAAGGAAATCGAAGACACGATAGGGTTGGACGAGTACTATCGTATCGAAGAAGAAACGGTCGAGAACGGTAGAGAGAGGTAG
- a CDS encoding IS110 family transposase, whose amino-acid sequence MLGHSIGIDLSINGAHDCTVLDAMGQPVQRFTFDSSSVGMQKLEQHVCGNDSSPGTPVVVMEPTGLAWFLPSLYLRATHPNVKVVRIKTSKVAALRRYLKRDAKSDRLDSLTLAKMPLVDPEELYAVDLPPAALQGLDRMTRQRARLVESLTGRKNRLQALLRGYLPGLMDVLGKPWESLFRAVLTVALNPFALAGQNATVLRKALLDKLSRGALPDRLAPRFLTACEQLTRLYRPIIDAGLLTESFFDDVRDELTRELRLMDVEVQELEDLESAIARRYRKVAPEDRLGTLKGLGAVTAPTLLAAVGTPQRFRSQAAFRGWTGVVPHARQSADSDAKGLTMTKAGPRRVKLALYQAAEIARRWDPQLAKIYYDQMVHRGKPHYKAIGAVMSHLASRIHAVLTEQRDYVLRDVGGHEVTAQEARAIILTRYRVPAEVRAERRTNRRRKPDVSIGAHRGSAKRSSQRSSASSQIDSTESRASDQPKAPMIAEGARRCGGLDTN is encoded by the coding sequence GTGCTCGGGCACAGCATCGGCATCGATCTCAGCATCAACGGCGCTCATGACTGCACCGTCCTCGACGCAATGGGCCAGCCGGTGCAGCGCTTCACCTTCGATTCCTCATCAGTGGGTATGCAGAAGCTCGAGCAACATGTCTGCGGGAACGACTCATCACCCGGCACACCGGTCGTGGTCATGGAACCCACCGGATTAGCCTGGTTTCTCCCCAGCCTCTACTTGCGGGCCACACATCCCAACGTCAAAGTCGTCCGCATCAAGACCAGTAAGGTCGCTGCTCTGCGGCGATACTTGAAGCGGGACGCGAAGTCCGATCGCCTCGATTCGCTCACGTTGGCTAAGATGCCGCTGGTCGATCCCGAGGAACTGTACGCCGTCGACCTCCCGCCGGCGGCACTTCAGGGATTAGATCGGATGACGCGCCAGCGTGCGCGCTTGGTCGAGAGTCTGACAGGCCGGAAGAACCGTCTCCAAGCGCTGCTGCGCGGATATTTGCCTGGTCTCATGGACGTGCTGGGCAAACCCTGGGAGTCGCTCTTTCGTGCGGTGCTGACCGTCGCCTTGAATCCTTTCGCCCTTGCTGGTCAGAACGCGACAGTGCTGCGGAAAGCCTTGCTGGATAAGCTTTCGCGCGGTGCGCTCCCCGATCGGCTCGCCCCGCGGTTCCTCACAGCATGCGAACAGCTCACGCGGCTCTATCGCCCGATTATCGATGCCGGGCTCTTGACCGAGAGCTTCTTCGATGATGTCCGGGACGAGCTGACGCGGGAACTGCGGCTGATGGATGTGGAAGTGCAGGAGCTGGAGGATCTCGAGTCCGCCATCGCTCGGCGGTACCGGAAGGTGGCACCTGAGGACCGTTTAGGCACGCTCAAGGGACTGGGCGCCGTCACGGCGCCCACACTCCTGGCGGCCGTCGGCACCCCTCAGCGCTTCCGCAGCCAAGCGGCCTTCCGCGGATGGACGGGCGTTGTGCCGCATGCGCGACAATCCGCCGACAGCGACGCGAAGGGACTGACGATGACCAAAGCCGGCCCGCGGCGCGTGAAGCTCGCACTCTACCAAGCGGCCGAGATTGCCCGGCGCTGGGATCCGCAACTGGCCAAGATCTATTACGATCAGATGGTCCATCGGGGGAAGCCCCACTACAAGGCGATCGGGGCTGTGATGAGTCATCTCGCCTCGCGCATCCACGCAGTGCTCACCGAGCAGCGCGACTACGTCCTTCGAGACGTGGGTGGGCACGAGGTGACTGCGCAAGAAGCGCGGGCGATCATTCTGACAAGATATCGGGTGCCGGCAGAAGTCAGAGCGGAACGGCGCACAAACAGAAGGAGGAAGCCCGACGTCTCGATAGGTGCTCACCGAGGCAGCGCGAAGCGCTCCTCACAGAGATCGTCCGCTTCCTCCCAAATCGATTCTACCGAGTCCCGCGCATCCGATCAACCAAAGGCTCCGATGATCGCAGAGGGTGCCCGGCGCTGCGGGGGGCTTGACACGAATTAG